In Meleagris gallopavo isolate NT-WF06-2002-E0010 breed Aviagen turkey brand Nicholas breeding stock chromosome 2, Turkey_5.1, whole genome shotgun sequence, the following are encoded in one genomic region:
- the LOC104909591 gene encoding cold shock domain-containing protein E1 isoform X1, with amino-acid sequence MSFDPNLLHNNGHNGYPNGTSAALRETGVIEKLLTSYGFIQCSERQARLFFHCSQYNGNLQELKVGDDVEFEVSSDRRTGKPIAVKLVKIKPEILPEERINGQVVCAVPHNLESKSPAAPGQSPTGSVCYERNGEVFYLTYTPEDVEGNIQLETGDKINFVIDTNKHTGAVSARNIMLLKKKQARCQGVVCAMKEAFGFIERGDVVKEIFFHYSEFKGDLEALQPGDDVEFTIKDRNVR; translated from the exons aTGAGCTTTGATCCAAACCTTCTCCACAACAATGGACACAACGGGTACCCCAATGGTACTTCGGCAGCGCTGCGCGAGACTGGCGTTATAGAGAAACTGTTGACTTCGTATGGATTCATTCAGTGCTCAGAACGGCAGGCTAGACTGTTCTTCCACTGCTCACAGTATAATGGCAACTTGCAGGAGCTCAAAGTAGGAG ATGATGTTGAATTTGAAGTGTCTTCTGATCGCCGAACTGGAAAACCCATTGCTGTTAAATTGGTGAAGATCAAACCAGAAATATTACCTGAAGAACGAATAAATGGACAA GTTGTGTGTGCTGTTCCTCACAATTTAGAGAGTAAATCTCCAGCTGCCCCGGGTCAGAGTCCAACAGGGAGTGTATGCTACGAACGTAATGGG GAAGTATTTTACCTGACTTACACTCCAGAAGATGTTGAAGGAAATATTCAGCTGGAAACAGGAGATAAAATAAACTTTGTAATTGATACAAATAAACA TACTGGTGCTGTAAGTGCTCGTAACATTAtgctattaaaaaagaaacaagcccGTTGTCAAGGAGTAGTCTGTGCCATGAAA GAAGCCTTTGGATTTATTGAGAGGGGTGATGTCGTGAAGGAGATATTCTTTCACTATAGTGAATTTAAAGGTGACCTAGAAGCCTTACAGCCTGGTGATGATGTGGAGTTTACAATCAAAGACAGAAATGTAAGATG
- the LOC104909591 gene encoding cold shock domain-containing protein E1 isoform X2, which yields MSFDPNLLHNNGHNGYPNGTSAALRETGVIEKLLTSYGFIQCSERQARLFFHCSQYNGNLQELKVGDDVEFEVSSDRRTGKPIAVKLVKIKPEILPEERINGQEVFYLTYTPEDVEGNIQLETGDKINFVIDTNKHTGAVSARNIMLLKKKQARCQGVVCAMKEAFGFIERGDVVKEIFFHYSEFKGDLEALQPGDDVEFTIKDRNVR from the exons aTGAGCTTTGATCCAAACCTTCTCCACAACAATGGACACAACGGGTACCCCAATGGTACTTCGGCAGCGCTGCGCGAGACTGGCGTTATAGAGAAACTGTTGACTTCGTATGGATTCATTCAGTGCTCAGAACGGCAGGCTAGACTGTTCTTCCACTGCTCACAGTATAATGGCAACTTGCAGGAGCTCAAAGTAGGAG ATGATGTTGAATTTGAAGTGTCTTCTGATCGCCGAACTGGAAAACCCATTGCTGTTAAATTGGTGAAGATCAAACCAGAAATATTACCTGAAGAACGAATAAATGGACAA GAAGTATTTTACCTGACTTACACTCCAGAAGATGTTGAAGGAAATATTCAGCTGGAAACAGGAGATAAAATAAACTTTGTAATTGATACAAATAAACA TACTGGTGCTGTAAGTGCTCGTAACATTAtgctattaaaaaagaaacaagcccGTTGTCAAGGAGTAGTCTGTGCCATGAAA GAAGCCTTTGGATTTATTGAGAGGGGTGATGTCGTGAAGGAGATATTCTTTCACTATAGTGAATTTAAAGGTGACCTAGAAGCCTTACAGCCTGGTGATGATGTGGAGTTTACAATCAAAGACAGAAATGTAAGATG